The following proteins are co-located in the Synechococcus sp. PROS-U-1 genome:
- a CDS encoding acyl carrier protein, producing the protein MLAEGTPDKQQLEGRLVEILHRISGADPAVITSDARLMEDIGIDSLGFYEILIEADTCFGIRIQEEQLLQFKTVGDIQTHLESLEIDPTNSKTA; encoded by the coding sequence GTGTTGGCCGAGGGAACCCCCGATAAGCAGCAGCTAGAGGGACGCCTTGTCGAGATCCTGCATCGCATCTCCGGTGCGGATCCTGCCGTGATCACCTCTGATGCACGCCTGATGGAGGACATTGGGATTGACTCCCTCGGCTTCTACGAAATTCTGATCGAAGCCGACACCTGTTTCGGCATCCGCATCCAAGAAGAGCAGCTGCTGCAGTTCAAGACTGTGGGTGATATCCAAACTCATTTGGAATCACTCGAGATCGATCCAACCAACTCAAAGACCGCCTGA
- a CDS encoding beta-ketoacyl-[acyl-carrier-protein] synthase family protein — translation MSVRQRCAQRVSIVGWGSVSPLGCDARSTWDAVLAGRSGISALTAPWSDDLPVRIAGCVPEAATSSLEPLLLRRSDRCAQLGLLAAREAWTMASDLTSGLDPARVAVVLGTGIGGLHTMHEQHNQLTAGGPTRVNPLTVPMLIPDAAAGQVAIDLGLHGGAHTPVSACASGAEAMMLAQMLLNDERVDLVLAGGTEAPVNRLGLVGFSAMRALSSRNDAPEQASRPYSQDRDGFVLSEGAGVLAMMREEDTPRGAALGWQLACGSSSDGHHIVAPEPQGTQASLAIEDALRRAGVEPGDLCAVQAHATGTSLGDLAEARALRRSLGAAADQIPVFAPKGQLGHLLGAAGAVEAILGLQALQQGTLPRSINADPLDPEVELAVTNQGSVELSTSGSERLMLKNAFGFGGHNISLVLSAPGSTAEQQR, via the coding sequence GTGTCAGTTCGTCAGCGGTGCGCCCAACGTGTTTCGATCGTGGGCTGGGGTTCTGTCTCTCCCCTTGGCTGTGACGCAAGATCAACATGGGACGCGGTGCTGGCTGGCCGCTCTGGCATCAGCGCTCTGACGGCACCATGGAGCGACGATCTGCCGGTGCGCATCGCAGGCTGCGTACCGGAAGCTGCCACAAGCTCCCTTGAACCACTGCTCCTGCGGCGGTCCGACCGCTGTGCTCAGCTCGGGCTCCTGGCGGCTCGGGAGGCGTGGACCATGGCCAGCGATCTCACCTCAGGTCTTGATCCAGCCCGGGTGGCCGTGGTGCTGGGAACAGGCATCGGTGGACTCCACACAATGCATGAACAGCACAACCAGCTGACCGCCGGAGGCCCCACGCGGGTCAATCCCCTGACCGTTCCGATGCTGATCCCCGATGCTGCGGCCGGCCAAGTCGCGATCGATCTGGGGCTGCATGGTGGTGCTCACACACCGGTCTCAGCCTGTGCATCTGGAGCCGAGGCAATGATGCTTGCCCAGATGCTGCTTAACGATGAACGGGTCGATCTCGTGTTGGCGGGTGGCACTGAAGCACCGGTGAACCGGCTGGGGCTCGTGGGCTTTTCCGCGATGCGGGCCCTGTCGTCCCGCAACGACGCCCCTGAGCAAGCCTCGCGGCCCTACAGCCAAGACCGGGACGGTTTTGTGCTCTCCGAAGGGGCCGGAGTGCTGGCGATGATGCGAGAGGAGGACACCCCCAGGGGCGCTGCACTGGGTTGGCAACTGGCCTGCGGCAGCAGCAGCGACGGCCATCACATCGTGGCGCCTGAACCCCAGGGCACCCAGGCCAGCCTGGCGATCGAAGATGCCCTGCGGCGAGCTGGGGTGGAACCCGGCGATCTCTGCGCCGTCCAGGCCCATGCCACCGGCACCAGCCTGGGGGACCTCGCGGAAGCGAGGGCGCTACGCCGCAGCTTGGGTGCTGCCGCCGATCAGATTCCCGTCTTTGCCCCCAAGGGGCAACTCGGGCATCTGCTGGGTGCTGCGGGAGCCGTGGAGGCGATTCTTGGCCTACAGGCGCTACAGCAAGGGACGCTGCCCCGCAGTATCAATGCAGATCCCCTCGACCCGGAGGTGGAGCTCGCTGTGACCAACCAAGGGTCCGTCGAACTGTCCACCTCAGGCTCCGAACGGCTGATGCTCAAGAACGCCTTTGGCTTCGGCGGTCACAACATCAGCCTTGTGCTGTCTGCTCCCGGTAGTACTGCTGAACAGCAACGCTGA
- a CDS encoding capsular biosynthesis protein yields the protein MSWWPGERLRRSGGRLCRPCSATGAGCGAVEACQDFAYSWAGCSLGRGRAPALVQVRIDGPVLLLMGPIGLFFARFCRYLQGCGIPVTKVAFPLREFGFPADVCVPYSKGMDSWRPFLRRLIEERGIRHIFMYGDFIIPHRIAIEEARDLGVEAWVFELGYLRPNYVTLERDRVNARSNLNQPAAFYRVLPPCDQLPQNIVLDPGWRWRKALKAPTFIQHAFTRYPIIEGEHKLQPSPRFLWCQVRGTWRYWLYRWQERAVKQRLLEHFSFFLSVLQVSSDSQIQMGSPYRGMHDFIEDVIRSFAGHAHASDHLAFKHHPRDRGYNNYASLIRLLAKQYGVSGRVHYFHDGPLSRYLRTCRGVITVNSTVGLQALFHAVPTKTMGNTFYNLEGLTDQKPLDAFWCDPQPSDRALFYRFYNHLVLTTQVNGNFDGDFPFRTTFPIGPEARQLPPSPRLPIPKSGTLRNPVLLVGRVMARLAWAFLGFTLYGLQLPAMLLRRPDWAAALMTMASSVALRALGIQVVVDDSQPSEPSEMPLVHIFNHRSPCDGLVIQGVLRLPGLTTAQLHLRWVLPGYAAAARNAGSAVLDHRQPQSRLAGMMSASTLLRDHGEIMIAPNGSLVTPIEERVSPSAWMLAQHYGGRVVPWFFSYDGLEGAVGARYKPLPLLLGRLTAPLGTIHCRRGRADDLQLPTDPRDRDGFSVAVQQYYREQTAQG from the coding sequence ATGAGCTGGTGGCCTGGCGAGCGGCTCCGCCGCAGCGGCGGACGCTTGTGCAGGCCCTGTTCCGCCACTGGGGCCGGCTGCGGCGCCGTTGAGGCGTGTCAGGATTTTGCCTATTCATGGGCGGGATGCAGTTTGGGCAGGGGACGGGCGCCAGCTCTCGTACAGGTGCGGATCGACGGACCGGTTCTGCTGTTGATGGGTCCGATTGGTCTTTTCTTCGCTCGCTTCTGCCGCTACCTGCAGGGGTGTGGCATTCCGGTCACCAAGGTGGCGTTCCCCCTGCGGGAATTCGGCTTCCCGGCTGATGTCTGTGTGCCCTACAGCAAGGGGATGGACTCGTGGCGTCCCTTCCTGCGGCGGCTGATTGAAGAACGCGGAATTCGCCACATCTTTATGTATGGCGACTTCATCATTCCCCACCGGATCGCGATTGAAGAAGCCCGCGATCTTGGTGTCGAGGCCTGGGTGTTTGAGCTGGGGTATCTGCGCCCGAATTACGTGACGTTGGAACGGGACCGGGTCAATGCCCGTTCCAACCTCAACCAGCCAGCGGCCTTTTATCGGGTGCTGCCGCCGTGCGATCAGCTCCCGCAAAACATCGTGCTTGATCCGGGTTGGCGCTGGCGCAAGGCCTTGAAGGCGCCGACGTTCATCCAGCACGCCTTCACCCGTTACCCAATTATTGAGGGAGAGCACAAGCTTCAGCCGTCACCACGCTTCCTTTGGTGTCAGGTTCGGGGCACTTGGCGTTACTGGCTTTACCGCTGGCAGGAGCGGGCGGTGAAGCAGCGGTTGCTGGAACACTTCTCTTTTTTCCTGTCTGTTCTGCAGGTCTCCAGTGATTCACAGATCCAGATGGGGTCGCCTTATCGCGGCATGCATGACTTCATCGAAGACGTCATCCGGTCCTTCGCTGGCCATGCCCACGCGTCCGACCATCTGGCTTTCAAGCACCATCCCCGGGATCGGGGGTACAACAACTATGCCTCGCTGATCCGGCTCCTCGCCAAGCAGTACGGCGTCTCCGGCCGGGTGCATTACTTCCACGACGGTCCCCTCAGCCGCTATCTGCGCACCTGCCGTGGGGTGATCACTGTGAACAGCACTGTTGGGCTGCAGGCCTTGTTCCATGCGGTGCCCACCAAGACGATGGGAAACACCTTCTACAACCTGGAGGGACTGACCGATCAGAAGCCGCTTGATGCCTTCTGGTGTGATCCTCAGCCCAGCGATCGAGCACTTTTCTACCGGTTTTACAACCATTTGGTGCTCACCACGCAGGTGAATGGAAATTTCGATGGAGATTTCCCTTTCCGCACCACCTTCCCGATCGGTCCGGAGGCCCGTCAGCTCCCTCCCAGTCCCAGACTGCCGATCCCGAAATCGGGGACGCTGCGCAATCCTGTGCTGCTGGTGGGGCGGGTGATGGCTCGGCTGGCTTGGGCCTTCTTGGGTTTCACGCTCTACGGTTTGCAGTTGCCGGCCATGCTGCTGAGGAGACCGGACTGGGCCGCAGCACTCATGACCATGGCCTCCTCAGTGGCTCTGCGGGCCCTGGGGATTCAGGTGGTGGTGGATGACAGTCAACCCTCGGAACCGTCCGAGATGCCCCTGGTGCACATCTTCAATCACCGCAGCCCCTGTGATGGCCTGGTGATTCAAGGGGTTCTGCGCTTGCCGGGGTTGACCACTGCTCAGCTGCATCTGCGCTGGGTGCTGCCCGGCTATGCCGCCGCTGCACGCAATGCAGGCTCGGCGGTGCTGGACCACCGCCAGCCCCAGTCGCGCCTCGCCGGAATGATGAGTGCCTCCACCCTGCTGCGGGACCACGGCGAAATCATGATTGCCCCCAACGGTTCGCTGGTGACGCCGATTGAGGAGCGGGTGTCGCCGAGTGCCTGGATGCTGGCCCAGCACTACGGCGGCCGGGTGGTGCCCTGGTTCTTCAGCTACGACGGATTGGAGGGTGCCGTCGGTGCACGCTACAAACCGCTGCCCCTGTTGCTGGGTCGTTTGACAGCTCCATTGGGCACGATTCATTGCCGCCGTGGTCGGGCGGATGATCTCCAGTTGCCGACGGATCCCCGCGATCGTGACGGATTCAGCGTTGCTGTTCAGCAGTACTACCGGGAGCAGACAGCACAAGGCTGA
- a CDS encoding capsular polysaccharide biosynthesis protein — MTRPAALRLGVPARGMLTHRTLPQLMAPHLLVPGRRRDVDALLAWGRRPSALRVERLARRWDLPVWHLEDGLLRSLAKGRNHPPLALLVDELGVHFDATAPSRMEQLIAAPITAAEADRARALGMLWREQRLSKVNPPAEAAAPQDPFVLVVDQSAGDRSIALGLADASCFQQMLQAALDEHPDCTVVLKVHPDVISGRARGHFNARDLAEPRVRLSADGGHPAQLLERARAVYVVTSQMGFEALLWGRPVHCFGVPFYSGWGLTHDRCKAPVRRRQRASLEALVHAALVGACRCIDPHRHQPCSMETLMRAIGLQRRLQAQQPRRCVAYGFTPWKQRNLRRFLAGSQLRFRAPWRRIPQGVDAVVVWGRRAKPRLLEAAARRQLPVVQVEDGFLRSVGLGADLVDPVSWVVDHQGVYYDATRPSDLETRLATGQWTPAQQQRAAALRQRLVEEAITKYNLQAEPWIRPVGQRRVVLVIGQVESDASIRYGAPGLRSNRALLAAVRAAEPEAYLVYKPHPDVVAGLCRAGAGEDDAAELCDAVLPQGSIQQLFTQIDALHVLTSLAGFEALLRGLEVHCWGLPFYAGWGLTHDRERCDRRQRQLSLDELVHAALIDYPRYVSRDSGWFITPEQAIDELVAWRAAPPQRRTLVQALFRHWGRLRRR; from the coding sequence ATGACCAGGCCTGCTGCTCTGCGGCTCGGTGTTCCGGCCCGGGGGATGCTGACGCACCGCACACTTCCGCAGCTCATGGCACCGCACTTGTTGGTGCCGGGCCGGAGGCGTGATGTGGATGCGCTACTGGCCTGGGGGCGGCGGCCCAGTGCGCTTCGTGTCGAACGCCTCGCCCGCCGTTGGGATCTGCCGGTCTGGCATCTCGAGGACGGTTTGCTGCGCTCGTTGGCTAAGGGCAGGAATCATCCACCGCTTGCTCTTCTGGTGGATGAACTGGGGGTGCATTTCGATGCCACAGCCCCCAGCCGGATGGAGCAGTTGATTGCGGCGCCGATCACGGCGGCTGAGGCTGATCGCGCCCGTGCGCTGGGGATGCTGTGGCGCGAGCAGCGGCTCAGCAAGGTGAACCCCCCTGCGGAGGCGGCGGCGCCCCAAGACCCGTTTGTGCTGGTGGTCGATCAATCCGCGGGGGATCGATCGATCGCGCTTGGACTGGCGGATGCCAGCTGTTTTCAGCAGATGCTTCAGGCCGCTTTGGACGAACATCCCGACTGCACGGTGGTGTTGAAGGTGCATCCGGATGTGATCTCTGGGCGCGCCCGAGGCCATTTCAATGCCAGGGATCTGGCTGAGCCCCGCGTTCGTTTGAGTGCTGATGGTGGTCATCCGGCGCAGCTGCTCGAGCGGGCCAGGGCGGTGTATGTGGTCACCTCTCAGATGGGCTTTGAGGCCCTGCTTTGGGGTCGCCCTGTCCACTGTTTTGGCGTGCCGTTCTATAGCGGCTGGGGGCTAACCCACGACCGATGCAAGGCCCCGGTCCGGCGACGCCAGCGCGCCAGCCTGGAGGCCCTGGTGCATGCCGCACTGGTGGGGGCCTGCCGCTGCATCGACCCGCACCGGCATCAGCCCTGCAGCATGGAAACGTTGATGCGTGCGATCGGCCTGCAGCGGCGCCTGCAGGCCCAGCAGCCGCGGCGGTGTGTGGCCTACGGCTTCACCCCCTGGAAACAGCGCAATCTGCGCCGCTTCCTGGCGGGCAGTCAGCTGCGCTTTCGCGCCCCATGGCGGCGGATTCCGCAGGGCGTTGATGCCGTGGTGGTCTGGGGCCGTCGCGCCAAGCCGCGGTTGCTTGAGGCCGCGGCCCGGCGTCAGCTGCCGGTGGTGCAGGTGGAGGACGGTTTTCTGCGTTCGGTCGGACTTGGGGCTGATCTGGTGGATCCAGTGTCCTGGGTGGTGGATCACCAGGGCGTCTATTACGACGCCACTCGACCCAGCGATCTTGAAACACGCCTGGCGACGGGGCAGTGGACGCCGGCCCAACAGCAGAGGGCCGCGGCCTTGCGTCAGCGGTTGGTGGAGGAGGCGATCACCAAATACAACCTCCAGGCGGAGCCCTGGATCCGCCCTGTCGGCCAGAGGCGGGTGGTGCTCGTGATCGGTCAGGTGGAAAGCGATGCCTCGATCCGCTACGGCGCCCCGGGTCTGCGCAGCAACCGCGCCTTGCTGGCGGCGGTGCGCGCGGCGGAGCCAGAGGCTTATCTGGTGTACAAGCCGCATCCCGATGTGGTGGCCGGGCTCTGCCGTGCCGGTGCGGGCGAAGACGATGCCGCTGAGCTCTGCGATGCGGTGCTGCCGCAGGGTTCGATCCAGCAGCTGTTCACTCAAATTGATGCCCTGCACGTGCTCACCTCCCTGGCGGGGTTTGAGGCGTTGCTGCGTGGCCTGGAGGTGCATTGCTGGGGCTTGCCGTTCTATGCCGGCTGGGGACTCACCCACGACCGCGAGCGTTGCGACCGCCGACAGCGGCAGCTGTCGCTGGATGAGCTGGTCCATGCCGCCCTAATCGACTATCCCCGCTACGTCAGCCGCGACAGCGGTTGGTTCATCACCCCAGAGCAGGCCATCGATGAGCTGGTGGCCTGGCGAGCGGCTCCGCCGCAGCGGCGGACGCTTGTGCAGGCCCTGTTCCGCCACTGGGGCCGGCTGCGGCGCCGTTGA
- a CDS encoding cytidylyltransferase domain-containing protein, translating into MAVPRGALALIPARGGSKGIPGKNLQEVGGVPLVCRSIHAAQASNSVGRVVVSTDDDAIAAAAEGEGAGVIRRPEAISGDTASSESALLHALDVLEEQGPLEAELVFLQCTSPFTNGDQIDAVLAALNPEHCNSSFAVTPWHGFLWRADGRGINHDPELPRQRRQELEPAFLETGAIYAMDLAAFRRCGSRFCPPSSPVVLEQVGPEIDTPDDLALCRNIAGQKAE; encoded by the coding sequence ATGGCAGTCCCCCGTGGTGCGCTGGCCCTAATCCCCGCCCGCGGTGGATCGAAGGGCATTCCAGGAAAGAACCTGCAAGAGGTGGGCGGTGTGCCACTGGTCTGCCGCAGCATCCATGCCGCCCAGGCCAGCAACAGCGTTGGCCGAGTGGTGGTGAGCACCGACGATGACGCCATCGCGGCAGCTGCCGAAGGCGAGGGCGCCGGCGTAATTCGGCGCCCCGAGGCCATCTCCGGGGACACGGCCAGTTCGGAATCGGCACTGCTGCATGCTCTCGACGTGCTGGAGGAGCAGGGACCACTCGAAGCCGAGCTGGTGTTCCTGCAATGCACCTCCCCCTTCACCAACGGAGATCAGATCGATGCGGTACTTGCTGCCCTGAATCCAGAACACTGCAACAGCAGCTTCGCCGTCACCCCTTGGCACGGCTTTCTTTGGCGCGCCGATGGGCGGGGCATCAACCACGACCCTGAGCTGCCCCGCCAACGCCGCCAGGAGCTGGAACCAGCATTTTTGGAAACAGGAGCGATTTACGCCATGGACCTCGCGGCCTTCCGGCGCTGCGGCAGTCGCTTCTGCCCACCGTCGAGTCCGGTAGTCCTGGAACAGGTAGGGCCGGAAATCGACACGCCCGACGATCTGGCCCTCTGCCGCAACATCGCTGGACAGAAAGCCGAGTAA
- a CDS encoding DUF6716 putative glycosyltransferase — translation MALAESKRLVGRKVTAVACFDSFGKLAMTMLAACRREGAETTLLLLQLNNRALSRRQRLEIRRIDPKTRIEKHNWNDLRQLCGDMAGDIDALILGLDGQRSRDALLQLQNIWANQQQRPRLISAYPGILFRFGLEGMMDRSGVDLLCLNSADDLALYGRGRKALGLDSSNAVVTGLPILWRTKQRQAVLENPSIVFFEQPSIPVHPLQRRFLCDQIKELAAAWPDHPVIFKPRTSSIESTLHRRHGEMASVIDKMTRDQPNLRLSFKPATLLLRQCGCAITVSSTAAMESMAMGISTRIVGDLGVTETLGNHFFASSGAIASFAAIKATPFEVIHDAQWLEQQGLHRDGEDRFITALMERLNSPATPLGESNHGPLSWGSSAWQKAALRNGGRRMLSSGGARSSQRKRHRTRRMLRSLRDSVVGFGWLSKLLRER, via the coding sequence ATGGCGCTCGCAGAATCAAAGCGCCTCGTCGGCCGCAAGGTCACCGCCGTCGCCTGTTTCGACTCCTTTGGGAAGCTGGCGATGACCATGCTGGCTGCTTGCCGGAGGGAAGGCGCCGAGACCACCCTGCTGCTGCTGCAGCTGAACAACCGGGCTCTCTCTCGCCGGCAACGCCTTGAAATTCGGCGGATCGACCCCAAGACCCGCATCGAAAAACACAACTGGAATGATCTGCGCCAGCTCTGTGGCGACATGGCGGGGGATATCGATGCCCTGATCCTGGGTCTGGATGGCCAGCGCAGCCGCGATGCCCTGCTGCAATTGCAAAACATCTGGGCGAATCAACAGCAACGTCCACGGCTGATCAGCGCGTACCCGGGAATCCTGTTCCGGTTCGGCCTCGAAGGGATGATGGACCGCTCCGGCGTCGACCTGCTCTGCCTCAACAGTGCCGACGATCTGGCCTTGTATGGCCGAGGCCGCAAGGCTCTGGGCCTGGACAGCAGCAATGCCGTCGTCACAGGTCTACCGATTCTCTGGCGCACAAAACAGCGCCAGGCAGTTCTGGAGAACCCGTCGATCGTGTTCTTCGAACAACCCTCGATTCCAGTGCATCCACTGCAACGCCGGTTCCTTTGCGACCAGATCAAGGAGCTGGCCGCGGCCTGGCCCGATCACCCCGTGATTTTTAAGCCGCGGACATCGAGCATCGAGAGCACTCTGCATCGGCGCCATGGGGAAATGGCCAGCGTCATCGACAAGATGACGCGCGATCAGCCGAATCTGCGCCTGAGTTTCAAACCCGCCACTCTGCTGCTCCGCCAGTGCGGTTGTGCCATCACCGTCTCATCAACCGCCGCCATGGAATCGATGGCGATGGGCATCAGCACCCGCATCGTCGGTGACCTGGGCGTGACCGAAACCCTCGGCAACCACTTCTTTGCCAGTTCAGGTGCCATCGCCAGCTTCGCCGCGATCAAGGCGACCCCGTTCGAAGTCATCCATGACGCTCAATGGCTTGAGCAGCAAGGTTTACACCGGGACGGTGAAGACCGCTTCATCACGGCACTCATGGAGCGGCTCAACAGCCCCGCCACTCCGCTCGGGGAATCAAACCATGGTCCCCTGAGCTGGGGTAGCAGTGCCTGGCAGAAGGCCGCCTTGCGCAACGGGGGCCGGCGGATGCTGAGCAGTGGTGGCGCCCGCTCCAGCCAGCGCAAACGCCACCGCACCCGTCGCATGCTGCGCAGCCTGCGAGACAGCGTGGTGGGATTCGGCTGGCTCTCGAAACTGCTGCGGGAACGATGA
- a CDS encoding DUF6716 putative glycosyltransferase — protein sequence MTLLLVSDGGLERSACLLMAEALEQQGQRCITAGPKLQGHQPLAIPPQQLNIELQHLAAHPLVDQVSAIGLFLQNPDQIQPFIQAHQSLCSARGRPAATVFSGPLVPLVGDALIRDLTLRMGCDLLLVSGEHQRRQLQSLTFNWPASLPVPPVISTGFWFAKTAPCAPAQQPLLLALIQERIPTHIGARDQLLRQLNSWAQQRPTWTVMLQRDHSWSSPRALLPSDAPRANNLVEAPPEQLLPLLGSCTACLSVSSPWSLAAMAWGRIPIMVGDYGIHDEQNTTGFFGCGAMHRLRSIPNLDAVSELPMSNRAWLDGMGAEITDGPDRLLRALKQIARRNER from the coding sequence ATGACCCTCCTGCTGGTCAGCGACGGAGGGCTGGAGCGTTCCGCCTGCTTGCTGATGGCAGAGGCGCTGGAACAGCAGGGTCAGCGCTGCATCACAGCTGGGCCAAAGCTTCAGGGACACCAGCCCCTGGCCATACCTCCACAGCAGCTGAACATCGAGCTACAGCATCTGGCCGCACATCCCTTGGTGGATCAGGTCTCAGCCATTGGCCTCTTCCTGCAGAACCCGGATCAGATCCAGCCCTTCATCCAGGCCCATCAAAGCCTCTGCAGCGCGCGCGGACGGCCCGCAGCAACGGTGTTCAGCGGCCCCCTCGTGCCCTTGGTGGGCGATGCACTGATCCGCGATCTCACCCTGCGCATGGGCTGTGATCTGCTGCTTGTGAGCGGCGAACATCAGCGCCGACAGCTGCAATCACTCACCTTCAACTGGCCCGCAAGCCTGCCGGTGCCACCTGTGATCAGCACAGGCTTCTGGTTTGCGAAGACAGCACCCTGCGCACCCGCCCAGCAGCCACTCCTGCTCGCGTTGATCCAGGAGCGGATCCCCACCCACATCGGAGCCCGGGATCAACTGCTGCGCCAACTCAACTCCTGGGCACAGCAACGGCCGACCTGGACCGTGATGCTGCAACGTGACCACAGCTGGAGTTCGCCCAGGGCACTGCTGCCCAGCGACGCGCCCCGGGCCAACAATTTGGTCGAGGCTCCCCCCGAGCAACTGCTGCCGCTGCTGGGATCCTGCACCGCCTGCCTCTCGGTGAGTTCGCCCTGGAGCCTGGCGGCCATGGCCTGGGGCCGCATCCCGATCATGGTGGGCGACTACGGCATCCACGATGAACAGAACACGACAGGGTTCTTCGGGTGCGGCGCGATGCATCGCCTGCGCAGCATCCCCAACCTCGATGCGGTGTCAGAGCTGCCGATGAGCAACCGAGCCTGGCTGGACGGCATGGGCGCTGAAATCACTGACGGACCTGATCGCCTGCTCCGCGCACTGAAACAAATTGCCCGTCGAAACGAGCGATGA
- a CDS encoding DUF6716 putative glycosyltransferase yields the protein MTATPTRPTLNILFIADSDSQLLACEALCSAPSELSVHWSINVIPRDGTPQALLQRLSQKATLRHQSLAQLLRDRRLQSFDAIGVFLTGSKLNDIRLALQREGPRPLLFCGFNGVVLEHFIEGVSWRLGYDLICLSGPRDQEALSQLVAGTPFDQQRTVLTGLRRNAPCPGLVPVAQRPRRLVFAEQVIMPASSTERARLVRLLSDLASRSPNWEVLIKPRIAPGDATFHDVDTHISTTLKQTLGIPPANLRLDYRPLPVLLSQARLLATLSSTAFFDALDFGCRAIAISDLGLQPDYGGHVYAGSGVWRSLESIPNLDALDAEGPSPDPHWLEWMGYAQRFSPSTLLDALHEQKRQPPSGLPSTIGYPGNAQSSFNQLRLGAEAAMASGDWSNARELLCQAALMRPQHRGVARRYWAVRQTNPLLRQLALLISYRDLK from the coding sequence ATGACAGCGACACCGACCAGGCCCACGCTCAACATCCTGTTCATCGCTGACAGCGACAGCCAACTGCTGGCCTGCGAGGCCCTTTGCAGCGCTCCGAGCGAACTGAGCGTGCACTGGAGCATCAACGTGATTCCACGGGATGGAACACCCCAGGCGCTGCTGCAACGTCTGAGCCAGAAAGCAACCCTGCGCCATCAAAGCCTGGCTCAGCTGCTGCGCGACAGGCGTTTGCAGAGCTTTGATGCCATCGGGGTGTTTCTAACGGGCAGCAAGCTCAATGACATCCGTCTCGCTCTGCAACGTGAGGGCCCACGACCATTGCTCTTCTGTGGTTTCAACGGCGTGGTGCTGGAGCACTTCATCGAAGGGGTGAGCTGGCGGCTGGGCTACGACCTGATCTGCCTCAGCGGTCCCCGGGACCAAGAGGCCCTGAGCCAGCTCGTGGCGGGAACCCCGTTTGACCAGCAGCGCACTGTGCTGACCGGTCTGCGGCGCAACGCCCCCTGTCCAGGCCTGGTTCCCGTCGCCCAGCGTCCACGACGCCTTGTCTTTGCCGAGCAGGTGATCATGCCTGCATCGAGCACCGAACGGGCCCGGCTGGTTCGCCTCCTCAGCGATCTGGCCAGCCGCTCTCCCAACTGGGAAGTGCTGATCAAACCCCGAATCGCACCCGGAGACGCCACCTTCCATGACGTCGACACCCACATCAGCACAACCCTGAAGCAAACCCTGGGCATACCGCCCGCCAATCTGCGGCTGGACTATCGCCCCCTGCCAGTCCTGTTATCGCAGGCCAGGCTGCTAGCCACCCTCTCATCGACAGCCTTCTTCGACGCCCTCGACTTCGGCTGCCGGGCCATTGCCATCAGTGATCTGGGCCTGCAGCCGGACTACGGAGGCCACGTTTATGCCGGCAGCGGCGTCTGGCGCTCCCTGGAGTCCATCCCCAACCTGGATGCTCTTGATGCTGAAGGACCGTCACCGGATCCCCATTGGCTGGAGTGGATGGGCTACGCGCAACGGTTCAGCCCCTCAACCCTGCTGGACGCCCTGCACGAACAAAAACGACAGCCACCATCGGGTCTCCCGAGCACCATCGGCTATCCGGGCAATGCCCAATCCAGCTTCAACCAACTCCGCTTGGGAGCGGAAGCCGCCATGGCCAGTGGCGACTGGAGCAATGCCCGGGAGCTGCTCTGCCAGGCGGCCCTGATGCGCCCCCAGCACCGCGGCGTCGCCCGGCGATATTGGGCTGTCCGCCAGACCAACCCACTGCTGCGGCAGCTCGCCCTGCTGATCTCCTACAGAGATCTGAAGTAA